One window from the genome of Cryptomeria japonica chromosome 6, Sugi_1.0, whole genome shotgun sequence encodes:
- the LOC131856000 gene encoding secoisolariciresinol dehydrogenase-like, producing the protein MSDLHKLNLVKRFQKYRTNAIVTSGSNGIGVATTRKFVAEGAYVYIVDIDEEGGVKVCQELNGNASFVKCEEAIETHVKGVVDRVMEEKGHLDIMMNNAGILHAHGNSIVQVSVETWERVMVVNVTGAMLGMKHAARVMIPSNSGSILFKCSVLGLMKTDNASHGYMASKNSLLGFDEECCSGIGKGRNMCE; encoded by the coding sequence ATGTCAGATTTGCACAAACTGAATTTGGTGAAAAGATTTCAAAAGTATCGAACAAATGCAATTGTGACAAGTGGATCAAATGGTATAGGTGTAGCCACGACTAGGAAATTTGTGGCAGAAGGTGCTTATGTGTACATTGTTGACATCGATGAAGAGGGAGGGGTTAAAGTTTGTCAAGAGCTCAATGGAAATGCTTCATTTGTGAAGTGTGAAGAGGCAATAGAGACCCATGTGAAAGGGGTCGTAGATCGAGTGATGGAGGAGAAGGGGCATCTAGATATCATGATGAACAATGCGGGCATATTGCACGCTCATGGTAATTCCATTGTACAGGTCTCTGTTGAGACTTGGGAAAGAGTAATGGTTGTGAATGTTACGGGAGCTATGTTAGGAATGAAGCATGCTGCAAGGGTCATGATTCCAAGCAACTCTGGTTCCATACTCTTCAAATGCAGTGTTTTGGGACTGATGAAGACTGATAATGCCTCTCATGGTTACATGGCTTCCAAGAATTCTCTGTTGGGGTTTGATGAAGAGTGTTGCAGTGGAATTGGCAAAGGAAGGAATATGTGTGAATGA